One genomic segment of Ricinus communis isolate WT05 ecotype wild-type chromosome 5, ASM1957865v1, whole genome shotgun sequence includes these proteins:
- the LOC8283307 gene encoding protein ACCUMULATION AND REPLICATION OF CHLOROPLASTS 3, chloroplastic isoform X6, translated as MLFRGFWNIPSFCNHVQRLLYLFVASAGYGLDHLTAIDILKTVRSTDGFAVAICLRPFSFEGQRRQDEVKNLVGEIQEYTNFCIDIDTDTLLKKDLVTLDEALKTANTAVLLAMNAVSILISEMHLKLFAALHNNVKELTISEVLKILESHKEAKIGFGAGNSVKSSILEALYDCPFIGAGLENSNGIIICNIASSDFIENRDVDSSLLTFHQTAKYMGEIIISSAHEPNLDSNMIVTTIIMLSCREIQTHQRSSLLSRLAQHFPFVSKLLRRQHQKSNDNEGVNEPKHAQLSTETNLPELTAMESRNSAEEIAEGTDKHSEECKTQPSRNYYDLYSSSNEAKENELVSLDARTSSYNEITEGSTKETPALQREPLISWNLGPGYQIAQEWARERAGDTSILDTLSIFRLPVGVRSPEESKEGLNFLHAADFQEPKTVGVVKEQKHVSSSISSWGALSDAGFVLVRDFYNNASTMLKSRNADAPKKQGVLSVRAASMLEAERDFPKKWNPVTEMQYRGGVYRGRCQGGLPEGKGQLILEDGSIYDGMWRYGKRYGPGAFYFSNGDVFQGSWRDDMMHGKGWFYFHTGDRWFANFWKGKANGESRFYSKSGKVFFGHFRDGWRHGHFLCIDVDGERCVEIWDEGVLMSRKKLHSDTDSG; from the exons ATGTTATTCCGAGGGTTTTGGAACATTCCCAGTTTCTGCAATCATGTTCAAAGGCTATTATACTTGTTT GTTGCTAGTGCAGGATATGGCTTGGATCATCTTACAGCAATTGATATACTCAAAACTGTAAGATCTACAGATGGGTTTGCTGTTGCTATTTGTCTGAGGCCTTTCAGCTTTGAAGGACAAAGGCGCCAAGATGAG GTGAAAAATCTGGTAGGAGAAATTCAAGAGTATACAAACTTTTGCATTG ATATTGACACTGATACACTACTCAAAAAGGATTTGGTCACCCTAGACGAGGCTTTGAAGACTGCAAATACTGCTGTTTTGTTGGCCATGAATGCTGTCTCGATTCTCATCTCA GAGATGCACCTGAAACTATTTGCTGCACTGCATAATAATGTGAAGGAACTGACAATTTCAGAAGTTTTGAAA ATTCTGGAAAGCCACAAAGAAGCGAAAATTGGATTTGGAGCTGGTAACAGCGTTAAAAGTTCGATTTTAGAAGCTCTATATGACTGCCCTTTTATCGGAGCTGGTCTAGAG AACTCAAATGGCATCATTATATGCAATATTGCAAGTTCagattttattgaaaatagagATGTAGATTCCTCTTTGCTTACTTTTCATCAAACTGCAAAATACATGGgggaaattattatttcttcagCTCATGAGCCTAATCTGGATAGCAACATGATTGTAACAACTATTATTATGCTGAG CTGCAGAGAAATACAAACTCATCAGAGAAGTAGCTTGCTGTCCAGACTGGCCCAGCATTTCCCCTTTGTTTCTAAACTTTTGAGGAGGCAACATCAAAAATCAAATGATAATGAAGGAGTCAATGAACCCAAACATGCACAACTTTCGACAGAGACAAATTTACCAGAACTGACTGCAATGGAAAGTAGAAATTCTGCAGAAGAAATAGCTGAAGGTACAGACAAACACTCTGAGGAATGTAAAACACAACCAAGCAGAAATTACTATGATCTCTACAGTTCAAG TAATGAAGCTAAAGAAAATGAGTTGGTCTCATTAGATGCTAGGACCAGTTCTTACAATGAAATTACTGAAGGTAGCACAAAAG AAACTCCTGCTCTTCAGAGGGAGCCACTCATTAGTTGGAACTTGGGACCGGGATACCAGATTGCACAAGAGTGGGCCAGAGAAAGGGCTGGCGATACTTCAATACTTGATACTCTAAGCATCTTCCGCCTCCCAGTCGGTGTAAGGTCTCCAGAAGAGTCTAAGGAGGGTCTGAATTTCTTACATGCTGCGGATTTCCAAGAGCCAAAAACTGTGGGAGTTGTTAAAGAACAAAAGCATGTTAGTTCCAGTATCTCTTCTTGGGGTGCATTAAGTGATGCAGGTTTTGTATTAGTAAGggatttttataataatgctTCTACAATGTTAAAGAGTAGGAATGCTGATGCACCCAAAAAGCAAGGAGTTCTCTCTGTTCGTGCTGCATCTATGCTG GAAGCTGAGCGAGACttcccaaaaaagtggaatCCTGTTACAGAGATGCAGTATAGAGGAGGGGTCTACAGGGGGCGGTGCCAAGGTGGTCTTCCTGAAGGAAAG GGCCAACTTATCCTTGAAGATGGAAGCATATATGATGGGATGTGGCGTTATGGTAAGAGATATGGTCCAGGTGCATTCTACTTCAGCAATGGAGATGTGTTCCAGGGATCATGGAGGGATGACATGATGCATGGCAAG GGTTGGTTTTATTTCCACACTGGAGATCGATGGTTTGCGAATTTTTGGAAGGGAAAGGCTAATGGTGAAAGCCGCTTCTATTCAAAGTCCGGTAAAGTGTTTTTCGGCCATTTCCGAGATGGATGGCGACATGGTCACTTTCTTTGTATTGATGTGGATGGAGAAAG GTGTGTTGAGATATGGGATGAGGGTGTTCTTATGAGCCGGAAGAAACTCCACTCAGATACTGATTCTGGATAA
- the LOC8283307 gene encoding protein ACCUMULATION AND REPLICATION OF CHLOROPLASTS 3, chloroplastic isoform X3 has product MEYQSVFTTFQSVSRVSLSCISSKSAIYNHFFRKIHFNKRVSSISNSNNNRFPRIAGSLEYKGNDRTEFRGDDSVRFLSESKFVEVIGIGSRIDSVLDFCSDSPFQLSSSLRFWNIHVKDSLNVRLQERDVIPRVLEHSQFLQSCSKAIILVASAGYGLDHLTAIDILKTVRSTDGFAVAICLRPFSFEGQRRQDEVKNLVGEIQEYTNFCIDIDTDTLLKKDLVTLDEALKTANTAVLLAMNAVSILISEMHLKLFAALHNNVKELTISEVLKILESHKEAKIGFGAGNSVKSSILEALYDCPFIGAGLENSNGIIICNIASSDFIENRDVDSSLLTFHQTAKYMGEIIISSAHEPNLDSNMIVTTIIMLSCREIQTHQRSSLLSRLAQHFPFVSKLLRRQHQKSNDNEGVNEPKHAQLSTETNLPELTAMESRNSAEEIAEGTDKHSEECKTQPSRNYYDLYSSSNEAKENELVSLDARTSSYNEITEGSTKETPALQREPLISWNLGPGYQIAQEWARERAGDTSILDTLSIFRLPVGVRSPEESKEGLNFLHAADFQEPKTVGVVKEQKHVSSSISSWGALSDAGFVLVRDFYNNASTMLKSRNADAPKKQGVLSVRAASMLEAERDFPKKWNPVTEMQYRGGVYRGRCQGGLPEGKGQLILEDGSIYDGMWRYGKRYGPGAFYFSNGDVFQGSWRDDMMHGKGWFYFHTGDRWFANFWKGKANGESRFYSKSGKVFFGHFRDGWRHGHFLCIDVDGERCVEIWDEGVLMSRKKLHSDTDSG; this is encoded by the exons ATGGAGTATCAATCTGTTTTCACTACCTTTCAATCTGTTTCTCGCGTCTCTTTGTCTTGTATATCTTCAAAATCCGCTATCTACAACCATTTCTTCCGTAAGATACATTTCAATAAGCGAGTGAGTTCTATTAGTAATAGCAATAATAATCGCTTTCCTCGAATTGCGGGAAGTTTAGAATATAAAGGAAATGATAGAACAGAATTTAGAGGTGATGATAGTGTGAGATTCTTAAGCGAATCTAAGTTTGTAGAAGTGATTGGAATAGGCAGTAGAATAGATTCTGTTCTTGATTTTTGCTCGGATTCACCTTTTCAATTATCATCGTCGCTGCGATTCTG GAATATTCATGTTAAAGATTCATTGAACGTGCGATTACAAGAAAGAG ATGTTATTCCGAGGGTTTTGGAACATTCCCAGTTTCTGCAATCATGTTCAAAGGCTATTATACTT GTTGCTAGTGCAGGATATGGCTTGGATCATCTTACAGCAATTGATATACTCAAAACTGTAAGATCTACAGATGGGTTTGCTGTTGCTATTTGTCTGAGGCCTTTCAGCTTTGAAGGACAAAGGCGCCAAGATGAG GTGAAAAATCTGGTAGGAGAAATTCAAGAGTATACAAACTTTTGCATTG ATATTGACACTGATACACTACTCAAAAAGGATTTGGTCACCCTAGACGAGGCTTTGAAGACTGCAAATACTGCTGTTTTGTTGGCCATGAATGCTGTCTCGATTCTCATCTCA GAGATGCACCTGAAACTATTTGCTGCACTGCATAATAATGTGAAGGAACTGACAATTTCAGAAGTTTTGAAA ATTCTGGAAAGCCACAAAGAAGCGAAAATTGGATTTGGAGCTGGTAACAGCGTTAAAAGTTCGATTTTAGAAGCTCTATATGACTGCCCTTTTATCGGAGCTGGTCTAGAG AACTCAAATGGCATCATTATATGCAATATTGCAAGTTCagattttattgaaaatagagATGTAGATTCCTCTTTGCTTACTTTTCATCAAACTGCAAAATACATGGgggaaattattatttcttcagCTCATGAGCCTAATCTGGATAGCAACATGATTGTAACAACTATTATTATGCTGAG CTGCAGAGAAATACAAACTCATCAGAGAAGTAGCTTGCTGTCCAGACTGGCCCAGCATTTCCCCTTTGTTTCTAAACTTTTGAGGAGGCAACATCAAAAATCAAATGATAATGAAGGAGTCAATGAACCCAAACATGCACAACTTTCGACAGAGACAAATTTACCAGAACTGACTGCAATGGAAAGTAGAAATTCTGCAGAAGAAATAGCTGAAGGTACAGACAAACACTCTGAGGAATGTAAAACACAACCAAGCAGAAATTACTATGATCTCTACAGTTCAAG TAATGAAGCTAAAGAAAATGAGTTGGTCTCATTAGATGCTAGGACCAGTTCTTACAATGAAATTACTGAAGGTAGCACAAAAG AAACTCCTGCTCTTCAGAGGGAGCCACTCATTAGTTGGAACTTGGGACCGGGATACCAGATTGCACAAGAGTGGGCCAGAGAAAGGGCTGGCGATACTTCAATACTTGATACTCTAAGCATCTTCCGCCTCCCAGTCGGTGTAAGGTCTCCAGAAGAGTCTAAGGAGGGTCTGAATTTCTTACATGCTGCGGATTTCCAAGAGCCAAAAACTGTGGGAGTTGTTAAAGAACAAAAGCATGTTAGTTCCAGTATCTCTTCTTGGGGTGCATTAAGTGATGCAGGTTTTGTATTAGTAAGggatttttataataatgctTCTACAATGTTAAAGAGTAGGAATGCTGATGCACCCAAAAAGCAAGGAGTTCTCTCTGTTCGTGCTGCATCTATGCTG GAAGCTGAGCGAGACttcccaaaaaagtggaatCCTGTTACAGAGATGCAGTATAGAGGAGGGGTCTACAGGGGGCGGTGCCAAGGTGGTCTTCCTGAAGGAAAG GGCCAACTTATCCTTGAAGATGGAAGCATATATGATGGGATGTGGCGTTATGGTAAGAGATATGGTCCAGGTGCATTCTACTTCAGCAATGGAGATGTGTTCCAGGGATCATGGAGGGATGACATGATGCATGGCAAG GGTTGGTTTTATTTCCACACTGGAGATCGATGGTTTGCGAATTTTTGGAAGGGAAAGGCTAATGGTGAAAGCCGCTTCTATTCAAAGTCCGGTAAAGTGTTTTTCGGCCATTTCCGAGATGGATGGCGACATGGTCACTTTCTTTGTATTGATGTGGATGGAGAAAG GTGTGTTGAGATATGGGATGAGGGTGTTCTTATGAGCCGGAAGAAACTCCACTCAGATACTGATTCTGGATAA
- the LOC8283307 gene encoding protein ACCUMULATION AND REPLICATION OF CHLOROPLASTS 3, chloroplastic isoform X2: MEYQSVFTTFQSVSRVSLSCISSKSAIYNHFFRKIHFNKRVSSISNSNNNRFPRIAGSLEYKGNDRTEFRGDDSVRFLSESKFVEVIGIGSRIDSVLDFCSDSPFQLSSSLRFWNIHVKDSLNVRLQERGFEKDVIPRVLEHSQFLQSCSKAIILVASAGYGLDHLTAIDILKTVRSTDGFAVAICLRPFSFEGQRRQDEVKNLVGEIQEYTNFCIDIDTDTLLKKDLVTLDEALKTANTAVLLAMNAVSILISEMHLKLFAALHNNVKELTISEVLKILESHKEAKIGFGAGNSVKSSILEALYDCPFIGAGLENSNGIIICNIASSDFIENRDVDSSLLTFHQTAKYMGEIIISSAHEPNLDSNMIVTTIIMLSCREIQTHQRSSLLSRLAQHFPFVSKLLRRQHQKSNDNEGVNEPKHAQLSTETNLPELTAMESRNSAEEIAEGTDKHSEECKTQPSRNYYDLYSSSNEAKENELVSLDARTSSYNEITEETPALQREPLISWNLGPGYQIAQEWARERAGDTSILDTLSIFRLPVGVRSPEESKEGLNFLHAADFQEPKTVGVVKEQKHVSSSISSWGALSDAGFVLVRDFYNNASTMLKSRNADAPKKQGVLSVRAASMLEAERDFPKKWNPVTEMQYRGGVYRGRCQGGLPEGKGQLILEDGSIYDGMWRYGKRYGPGAFYFSNGDVFQGSWRDDMMHGKGWFYFHTGDRWFANFWKGKANGESRFYSKSGKVFFGHFRDGWRHGHFLCIDVDGERCVEIWDEGVLMSRKKLHSDTDSG; encoded by the exons ATGGAGTATCAATCTGTTTTCACTACCTTTCAATCTGTTTCTCGCGTCTCTTTGTCTTGTATATCTTCAAAATCCGCTATCTACAACCATTTCTTCCGTAAGATACATTTCAATAAGCGAGTGAGTTCTATTAGTAATAGCAATAATAATCGCTTTCCTCGAATTGCGGGAAGTTTAGAATATAAAGGAAATGATAGAACAGAATTTAGAGGTGATGATAGTGTGAGATTCTTAAGCGAATCTAAGTTTGTAGAAGTGATTGGAATAGGCAGTAGAATAGATTCTGTTCTTGATTTTTGCTCGGATTCACCTTTTCAATTATCATCGTCGCTGCGATTCTG GAATATTCATGTTAAAGATTCATTGAACGTGCGATTACAAGAAAGAGGTTTTGAAAAAG ATGTTATTCCGAGGGTTTTGGAACATTCCCAGTTTCTGCAATCATGTTCAAAGGCTATTATACTT GTTGCTAGTGCAGGATATGGCTTGGATCATCTTACAGCAATTGATATACTCAAAACTGTAAGATCTACAGATGGGTTTGCTGTTGCTATTTGTCTGAGGCCTTTCAGCTTTGAAGGACAAAGGCGCCAAGATGAG GTGAAAAATCTGGTAGGAGAAATTCAAGAGTATACAAACTTTTGCATTG ATATTGACACTGATACACTACTCAAAAAGGATTTGGTCACCCTAGACGAGGCTTTGAAGACTGCAAATACTGCTGTTTTGTTGGCCATGAATGCTGTCTCGATTCTCATCTCA GAGATGCACCTGAAACTATTTGCTGCACTGCATAATAATGTGAAGGAACTGACAATTTCAGAAGTTTTGAAA ATTCTGGAAAGCCACAAAGAAGCGAAAATTGGATTTGGAGCTGGTAACAGCGTTAAAAGTTCGATTTTAGAAGCTCTATATGACTGCCCTTTTATCGGAGCTGGTCTAGAG AACTCAAATGGCATCATTATATGCAATATTGCAAGTTCagattttattgaaaatagagATGTAGATTCCTCTTTGCTTACTTTTCATCAAACTGCAAAATACATGGgggaaattattatttcttcagCTCATGAGCCTAATCTGGATAGCAACATGATTGTAACAACTATTATTATGCTGAG CTGCAGAGAAATACAAACTCATCAGAGAAGTAGCTTGCTGTCCAGACTGGCCCAGCATTTCCCCTTTGTTTCTAAACTTTTGAGGAGGCAACATCAAAAATCAAATGATAATGAAGGAGTCAATGAACCCAAACATGCACAACTTTCGACAGAGACAAATTTACCAGAACTGACTGCAATGGAAAGTAGAAATTCTGCAGAAGAAATAGCTGAAGGTACAGACAAACACTCTGAGGAATGTAAAACACAACCAAGCAGAAATTACTATGATCTCTACAGTTCAAG TAATGAAGCTAAAGAAAATGAGTTGGTCTCATTAGATGCTAGGACCAGTTCTTACAATGAAATTACTGAAG AAACTCCTGCTCTTCAGAGGGAGCCACTCATTAGTTGGAACTTGGGACCGGGATACCAGATTGCACAAGAGTGGGCCAGAGAAAGGGCTGGCGATACTTCAATACTTGATACTCTAAGCATCTTCCGCCTCCCAGTCGGTGTAAGGTCTCCAGAAGAGTCTAAGGAGGGTCTGAATTTCTTACATGCTGCGGATTTCCAAGAGCCAAAAACTGTGGGAGTTGTTAAAGAACAAAAGCATGTTAGTTCCAGTATCTCTTCTTGGGGTGCATTAAGTGATGCAGGTTTTGTATTAGTAAGggatttttataataatgctTCTACAATGTTAAAGAGTAGGAATGCTGATGCACCCAAAAAGCAAGGAGTTCTCTCTGTTCGTGCTGCATCTATGCTG GAAGCTGAGCGAGACttcccaaaaaagtggaatCCTGTTACAGAGATGCAGTATAGAGGAGGGGTCTACAGGGGGCGGTGCCAAGGTGGTCTTCCTGAAGGAAAG GGCCAACTTATCCTTGAAGATGGAAGCATATATGATGGGATGTGGCGTTATGGTAAGAGATATGGTCCAGGTGCATTCTACTTCAGCAATGGAGATGTGTTCCAGGGATCATGGAGGGATGACATGATGCATGGCAAG GGTTGGTTTTATTTCCACACTGGAGATCGATGGTTTGCGAATTTTTGGAAGGGAAAGGCTAATGGTGAAAGCCGCTTCTATTCAAAGTCCGGTAAAGTGTTTTTCGGCCATTTCCGAGATGGATGGCGACATGGTCACTTTCTTTGTATTGATGTGGATGGAGAAAG GTGTGTTGAGATATGGGATGAGGGTGTTCTTATGAGCCGGAAGAAACTCCACTCAGATACTGATTCTGGATAA
- the LOC8283307 gene encoding protein ACCUMULATION AND REPLICATION OF CHLOROPLASTS 3, chloroplastic isoform X4: protein MEYQSVFTTFQSVSRVSLSCISSKSAIYNHFFRKIHFNKRVSSISNSNNNRFPRIAGSLEYKGNDRTEFRGDDSVRFLSESKFVEVIGIGSRIDSVLDFCSDSPFQLSSSLRFWNIHVKDSLNVRLQERGFEKDVIPRVLEHSQFLQSCSKAIILVASAGYGLDHLTAIDILKTVRSTDGFAVAICLRPFSFEGQRRQDEVKNLVGEIQEYTNFCIDIDTDTLLKKDLVTLDEALKTANTAVLLAMNAVSILISEMHLKLFAALHNNVKELTISEVLKILESHKEAKIGFGAGNSVKSSILEALYDCPFIGAGLENSNGIIICNIASSDFIENRDVDSSLLTFHQTAKYMGEIIISSAHEPNLDSNMIVTTIIMLSCREIQTHQRSSLLSRLAQHFPFVSKLLRRQHQKSNDNEGVNEPKHAQLSTETNLPELTAMESRNSAEEIAEGTDKHSEECKTQPSRNYYDLYSSSNEAKENELVSLDARTSSYNEITEGSTKETPALQREPLISWNLGPGYQIAQEWARERAGDTSILDTLSIFRLPVGVRSPEESKEGLNFLHAADFQEPKTVGVVKEQKHSRNADAPKKQGVLSVRAASMLEAERDFPKKWNPVTEMQYRGGVYRGRCQGGLPEGKGQLILEDGSIYDGMWRYGKRYGPGAFYFSNGDVFQGSWRDDMMHGKGWFYFHTGDRWFANFWKGKANGESRFYSKSGKVFFGHFRDGWRHGHFLCIDVDGERCVEIWDEGVLMSRKKLHSDTDSG, encoded by the exons ATGGAGTATCAATCTGTTTTCACTACCTTTCAATCTGTTTCTCGCGTCTCTTTGTCTTGTATATCTTCAAAATCCGCTATCTACAACCATTTCTTCCGTAAGATACATTTCAATAAGCGAGTGAGTTCTATTAGTAATAGCAATAATAATCGCTTTCCTCGAATTGCGGGAAGTTTAGAATATAAAGGAAATGATAGAACAGAATTTAGAGGTGATGATAGTGTGAGATTCTTAAGCGAATCTAAGTTTGTAGAAGTGATTGGAATAGGCAGTAGAATAGATTCTGTTCTTGATTTTTGCTCGGATTCACCTTTTCAATTATCATCGTCGCTGCGATTCTG GAATATTCATGTTAAAGATTCATTGAACGTGCGATTACAAGAAAGAGGTTTTGAAAAAG ATGTTATTCCGAGGGTTTTGGAACATTCCCAGTTTCTGCAATCATGTTCAAAGGCTATTATACTT GTTGCTAGTGCAGGATATGGCTTGGATCATCTTACAGCAATTGATATACTCAAAACTGTAAGATCTACAGATGGGTTTGCTGTTGCTATTTGTCTGAGGCCTTTCAGCTTTGAAGGACAAAGGCGCCAAGATGAG GTGAAAAATCTGGTAGGAGAAATTCAAGAGTATACAAACTTTTGCATTG ATATTGACACTGATACACTACTCAAAAAGGATTTGGTCACCCTAGACGAGGCTTTGAAGACTGCAAATACTGCTGTTTTGTTGGCCATGAATGCTGTCTCGATTCTCATCTCA GAGATGCACCTGAAACTATTTGCTGCACTGCATAATAATGTGAAGGAACTGACAATTTCAGAAGTTTTGAAA ATTCTGGAAAGCCACAAAGAAGCGAAAATTGGATTTGGAGCTGGTAACAGCGTTAAAAGTTCGATTTTAGAAGCTCTATATGACTGCCCTTTTATCGGAGCTGGTCTAGAG AACTCAAATGGCATCATTATATGCAATATTGCAAGTTCagattttattgaaaatagagATGTAGATTCCTCTTTGCTTACTTTTCATCAAACTGCAAAATACATGGgggaaattattatttcttcagCTCATGAGCCTAATCTGGATAGCAACATGATTGTAACAACTATTATTATGCTGAG CTGCAGAGAAATACAAACTCATCAGAGAAGTAGCTTGCTGTCCAGACTGGCCCAGCATTTCCCCTTTGTTTCTAAACTTTTGAGGAGGCAACATCAAAAATCAAATGATAATGAAGGAGTCAATGAACCCAAACATGCACAACTTTCGACAGAGACAAATTTACCAGAACTGACTGCAATGGAAAGTAGAAATTCTGCAGAAGAAATAGCTGAAGGTACAGACAAACACTCTGAGGAATGTAAAACACAACCAAGCAGAAATTACTATGATCTCTACAGTTCAAG TAATGAAGCTAAAGAAAATGAGTTGGTCTCATTAGATGCTAGGACCAGTTCTTACAATGAAATTACTGAAGGTAGCACAAAAG AAACTCCTGCTCTTCAGAGGGAGCCACTCATTAGTTGGAACTTGGGACCGGGATACCAGATTGCACAAGAGTGGGCCAGAGAAAGGGCTGGCGATACTTCAATACTTGATACTCTAAGCATCTTCCGCCTCCCAGTCGGTGTAAGGTCTCCAGAAGAGTCTAAGGAGGGTCTGAATTTCTTACATGCTGCGGATTTCCAAGAGCCAAAAACTGTGGGAGTTGTTAAAGAACAAAAGCAT AGTAGGAATGCTGATGCACCCAAAAAGCAAGGAGTTCTCTCTGTTCGTGCTGCATCTATGCTG GAAGCTGAGCGAGACttcccaaaaaagtggaatCCTGTTACAGAGATGCAGTATAGAGGAGGGGTCTACAGGGGGCGGTGCCAAGGTGGTCTTCCTGAAGGAAAG GGCCAACTTATCCTTGAAGATGGAAGCATATATGATGGGATGTGGCGTTATGGTAAGAGATATGGTCCAGGTGCATTCTACTTCAGCAATGGAGATGTGTTCCAGGGATCATGGAGGGATGACATGATGCATGGCAAG GGTTGGTTTTATTTCCACACTGGAGATCGATGGTTTGCGAATTTTTGGAAGGGAAAGGCTAATGGTGAAAGCCGCTTCTATTCAAAGTCCGGTAAAGTGTTTTTCGGCCATTTCCGAGATGGATGGCGACATGGTCACTTTCTTTGTATTGATGTGGATGGAGAAAG GTGTGTTGAGATATGGGATGAGGGTGTTCTTATGAGCCGGAAGAAACTCCACTCAGATACTGATTCTGGATAA